Proteins from a genomic interval of Amphiura filiformis chromosome 9, Afil_fr2py, whole genome shotgun sequence:
- the LOC140160900 gene encoding DOMON domain-containing protein FRRS1L-like translates to MQFSMQTVLGLVTLLAFSDATHTCLDGYGCARYPANCGDTGQAACDIVVNWQADDADGIQFTTQAKTTGTNPRWLGIGFSEDKEMGQDDILICRQTDNQADVVLEHYWSVGPPNSTTKSIVKETASITADGLTNVVTAQDEGYVICNFTRAVMVPGKDHVYDLSKTTTADMMPFYYWFIGTGSVVSDAPQQHDVDPYISTAAIDYTATGEQMVEPGSSEEGSDSHEAASNIMASMMLLVVMTCLAIYLH, encoded by the exons ATGCAGTTCTCCATGCAGACCGTTCTTGGGTTGGTAACTCTTCTTGCCTTCAGTGACGCTACTCACACTTGTCTTGATGGTTATGGATGTGCACGTTACCCAGCAAATTGCGGTGATACTGGTCAAGCAGCGTGTGATATTGTAGTTAACTGGCAGGCAGATGACGCCGATGGTATTCAGTTTACCACTCAGGCTAAAACTACAGGAACAAATCCCAGATGGTTGGGGATCGGGTTCTCTGAGGATAAGGAAATG GGACAAGATGATATCTTGATTTGCCGCCAGACCGACAACCAAGCTGATGTAGTCTTGGAGCATTATTGGAGTGTAGGTCCTCCAAATTCAACCACCAAAAGCATAGTCAAAGAAACTGCGAGTATAACTGCG GACGGTTTGACTAACGTAGTGACAGCGCAAGATGAGGGCTACGTTATCTGTAACTTTACTCGTGCTGTCATGGTACCAGGAAAAGATCATGTTTACGATTTGAGTAAGACTACCACGGCAGACATGATGCCTTTCTATTATTGGTTTATTGGAACTGGATCGGTGGTTAGCGATG CTCCCCAACAACATGATGTAGACCCATACATTAGTACCGCTGCAATTGACTATACTGCGACCGGTGAACAAATGGTAGAACCTGGGAGTAGTGAAGAAGGAAGTGACAGTCACGAAGCTGCTTCTAATATCATGG